The sequence below is a genomic window from Actinokineospora baliensis.
ACCGCCTCGGCGAACACCTGCCCAAGCAGTACCGGCACCGCGTTGCCCAGCTGACGCATCTTCTCCCCGCGCGGGCCGGAGAGCCGCCACTCGTCGGGGAAGGTCATTACCCGGGCCGTCTCGCGAACAGTCATGTAGCGGTGCAGGTACCGATAGCCACTGGGATCCGTGTCGTCTTTCACCCGCTCGTCGGTGAGTAGCACAGACTCACCTCCGGGCACGCCGTGAACGCCTGCTTTGACTGTCTTGGCCGGGCGGTCCATGGTATTTGGGGTGTGCCCTGGGTAGATCCGCGCGTCCGGCCACCCCACGTGGTCGGTGAAGCCGCCCACGAAGTACTCCCGGCGATCGAGACGGTCCCACCTGACAGCAGGCAGCGGTCCCTCGTCACCAGTACCGACCAGAGCGTCACGCAGGGTGCGCCACGGCAGCAGGCCGTCGTCCTGGACGCGCTCCGGCAGCTTCGCCTCCACGCGGTCGCGAACGTGCTTGGGCACCTTGGGGTGCCGTTCCCAGTACCGCCCGTCACCAATCGACCTGTGTAGCGCCGCCTCGGAGTGCGTGGGCTTGACCAGGTCACGGAACCGCTCGAGGTCGACCCCGAGATCTGCCCGGAACGCGACTATGATCACCCGGCTCCGGACCTGCGGTACGCCGTAATCCGCTGCGTTGACCGGCGTCATGACGACGTCGTAGCGTCTCGTCGGGTCGATACCGGCCACGTCGGTCCCGCGCAGGACCGCGTCGTGGGCGTCCCAACTGGTCTCCGGGTCCCGTTCCAGGAACGGCAGGCCCAGTTCGCGGAGTATGTACTCGAAGTAGGGCTTGAACGAACTCCGGAGCAGACCTCGCACGTTTTCGCAGATCACGGCTTTCGGCTGGATCTCGCGGACGGCGCGGAACAGCTCGGGGAACATGTTGCGCCGGTCCTCGTCGCCCTTGGCCACACCGCCGAGGCTGAACGGCTGGCACGGCGGACCACCCGCGAGCACATCCACTTTGCCGCTCAGGTAGCCCAGGTCCAGTTCCTGCACGTCCCCGGCCACCAAGGGCCACGGCTGACCTGACTCCGGCACCCACTCGTCCTCGCCCCGCGGCTTGGCCCCGTTCGCTTCGAGGGTGTCACACGCGTGCCGGGCGTACTCGTTGAGCAATAGCGGCCGGAAGCCCGCGCGGTGCACGGCCATCGCCAACCCGCCACCCCCGGCGAACAGTTCCACCGAGGTACGGTCCGTCATCTCTTCTCCACAGGGGTCCGGGTGTCGGTGGAGCCTAACGCACTCCGTGCACAGTGCTTCGGACCGACACAGCCGCCGCACTCCTCAGCCGTCGACCAACGCGTACGAGGGCTTGCTGGAGTCGACGGTCTGCCATTGCAACGCGCCGACATTCTTGGTCGCCCCGTCTGGCAGCCGCAAGACGATCGCCATCACCACCCCGGACGGGTCCCGTTCGACCACTCCCGGGACTGCGGCGTCCTTGCTGACCATGGGGTAGAGCAGCATCTTCGCCGTCGTCGGGCCGACCTTGAGCGACTCGAGAGCACCTCGGTGCGCGGAGGTGGCGTTGCCGCGGATCCGCCCGTCGACCTCTTTTCGTCCGTGCAGGCTCAGTTCCACCTGACCGCGCAGGACCGCTCGCCTGCCCGACTTCTGCTGCGGCATCACGATCCGCCAATCCGTCACCACTTCCGGCCCCAGGCGGCTGATCCACGCCAGGTCCGGCTTGAACGACATGGGGTGGCGCCAGGTCAGCG
It includes:
- a CDS encoding DNA cytosine methyltransferase — translated: MTDRTSVELFAGGGGLAMAVHRAGFRPLLLNEYARHACDTLEANGAKPRGEDEWVPESGQPWPLVAGDVQELDLGYLSGKVDVLAGGPPCQPFSLGGVAKGDEDRRNMFPELFRAVREIQPKAVICENVRGLLRSSFKPYFEYILRELGLPFLERDPETSWDAHDAVLRGTDVAGIDPTRRYDVVMTPVNAADYGVPQVRSRVIIVAFRADLGVDLERFRDLVKPTHSEAALHRSIGDGRYWERHPKVPKHVRDRVEAKLPERVQDDGLLPWRTLRDALVGTGDEGPLPAVRWDRLDRREYFVGGFTDHVGWPDARIYPGHTPNTMDRPAKTVKAGVHGVPGGESVLLTDERVKDDTDPSGYRYLHRYMTVRETARVMTFPDEWRLSGPRGEKMRQLGNAVPVLLGQVFAEAVATCLDEITDGR